In Neovison vison isolate M4711 chromosome 14, ASM_NN_V1, whole genome shotgun sequence, the following proteins share a genomic window:
- the C14H16orf54 gene encoding transmembrane protein C16orf54 homolog: MPSTPEQPFGHTGGVPVPEMGSWPPLPCGPCIPIMLALASLAALFLLTTAVLAERLFRRAQHAGPSHHAPTLVWRPGGELWIEPRGTPRERSEDWYGSAVPLLMDRAPDPPTPGGSLEARATAPPAPSAPPSPLAPLSPPSSLGPHTPPRAPVRSTFWGPQALDERPCAPGLVSWAEPEHRPEATMHLGSPQAQRQQLGSPDLEWGPQPRVTLEQISAFWRRESRTSVGF, encoded by the coding sequence TTCCACTCCAGAGCAGCCCTTTGGGCACACGGGGGGCGTCCCTGTGCCGGAGATGGGCTCGTGGCCCCCGCTGCCGTGCGGACCCTGCATCCCCATCATGCTGGCGCTGGCCTCCCTCGCCGCGCTCTTCCTCCTGACCACAGCCGTGTTGGCAGAACGCCTGTTCCGCCGCGCTCAGCACGCAGGCCCCAGCCACCACGCGCCCACCCTGGTCTGGCGCCCCGGAGGAGAACTGTGGATCGAGCCCAGGGGCACCCCCCGAGAGCGTTCGGAGGACTGGTACGGCTCTGCGGTCCCTCTGCTGATGGACCGGGCCCCAGACCCTCCCACCCCCGGGGGCAGCTTGGAGGCCCGGGCAACAGCCCCACCTgccccctctgcaccccccagCCCTTtagcccctctctcccctcccagctccttgggcccccacaccccacccagggccccagTCCGCAGCACCTTCTGGGGACCCCAGGCCTTGGACGAgaggccctgtgccccaggcttGGTGAGCTGGGCTGAGCCGGAACACAGGCCAGAGGCCACCATGCACTTGGGGAGCCCCCAGGCCCAGAGGCAGCAACTAGGAAGCCCTGATCTTGAGTGGGGCCCCCAGCCTCGGGTCACCCTGGAGCAGATCTCCGCTTTCTGGAGGCGCGAAAGTCGGACCAGTGTGGGGTTCTGA